ATTACTTTTCGAAGCTCTATTTATTATGGCtaaaacttgttttatttaaataattttttaatttaatgaggTGCCAATTAATTCTCAAGACATTATCAGTGTATTAAATCTTCGACACTGTAAGTTTTCATTTAGTTTCttattcatttgttttgcagcGCGATAGAGTCGCGTGAGGCAAACGCAGTTGGCTGAGCATCTTCTTCATCTTGACCCGGTCCCAACGCTGTGGCGGTGACGATGCGACGCGACGACCACGACAACGGCGACAACTTCAGCTGCAAGATCCGCAACGGCAAGCGGCTAACACCtcagtatgtgtgtatgtattttagGGCCGAAATGCCAAAATCCGTCATTGTTGTAACTAAAATCGTGGCCAGCTTTTGAGTCGAGCCGGCCAAGCTGGTCATGCAACTACGTCCAAGTACATATGTGTACGAATAGTCATTGTGGACCGATCATCCCGAACAGGTATTATTGCTTATGATGATGATAGCTTTTCGGTTGCCCAGCGTCCGCTTTGTGCAGTTGACAGACGCAGAATCGGACGCAGGCGTTGGCGCTAGCGCTGGCGCAGACGTCAAGCGGTCATGGTAATTGGCGATTGATGCGCCTTTATGCCTCTATAAAcatctatgtatatgtgttgGTCTATGgctgtgtatgcatgtgtgtatgtgttggcGGCAAAAACATGTGTAACCGTTGCAGTAACTGAACCTACCTACCTACATCTATGCATGCTAAAGATTTACCTGTATGGACATACATAAatgcgcatataaataaacatacaattatattaacaaatacattcctaattattgtttgtcatgattttttgcacactttggtatttaatgaaatttttaggcaaacaaacaaaaactttgttataataatatgTGTGTCCGATCAAtgctaaatttatgtattcaaTGTTAGGCATTCATTTAATCggtcataaaaaaatgtatttaaatatttaaagccaaaaataatttcgcCTCGTGTACTGAATAAATAACTGGAAGTGCAGGTTTCAGCTTCAGAAAGTGGATTAGGATTAAAATGTGCGAAATTCTAATTGCGTATATGAATTATATTAACTTGCTTgaatataaagcaattttttttatattggtaaaatattttattaagcaagcCAATTGAATATACATTCATACTAATAACTTTGTAAATGCAACccgaaaacaataaataactaatcgatcacttaatatttttaaaatgtcaattgtaattattagACAGATGTTTTTAAAAGGTTATTAGAAGTacttaaaagatttattacaaatatttcaaaaatgtaattctattaaaattatatgcgCTTAacatcaaatatttttcaagtcTTTAATTGCTAACGAAGAATAATTGCCAACTACTTGATTTTGAAACGCAATcagctaaattaaatgttttgaaaaGTTAAATGCCTTTTAATTAACACAACTTGATGAAGAATGAGCAATTAAAGAGCTTTTAGCAGTCAactaattttttgttggccaGAGTTACCAACGCCTAGAAAGTTACCTCATACGCTAAAAGCCAAAGGGCAAAGTGCGGTAACGGTGGCGCtaaagaaaaatcaataacGGCACACAGCTGTTAATGTACAACAAGTGTAACGCAACAAAGAAGCGCAAAATTGCACACAAAATAACTAATGTTTAACcgaatacatataaaataataacgaaaacataaatacttacataaatattgaaaattccataaaattgaattggcaAAAGACTGTAACGAAGCTGCGGCTTATGTGGCATATGTTTGGTCAGTGTGTTCAGCAAAAGTGAAGGATTTTTGTTTCGTAGACATCAAGGATATACAGGAAGCAACATGCCGAGCTCCAGGCGCGCCATCTTGGGACATATTTTGTCTGGACTATGCACCAAAATGAATCGCACCAAGCCGGTGCCCGCTGATGTGATGGAGACACCGCTCAAGCGTTGCTTAAACACCTTTGACATAGCACTGCTGGGTAAGGCAAATCATATAAAAAGTGAGCTCCCAACTGTAATTTGTCATATCTAGGCATTGGTCACATGGTTGGTGCCGGCATTTACGTTTTAACTGGCACGGTGGCCAAGGAGATGGCCGGACCAGGCATCATTTTGTCGTTTGTGCTCGCGGGTTTCGTTTCCATGCTGGCGGCGCTCTGCTATGCGGAGTTTGGAACACGCGTGCCGAAAGCTGGATCAGCCTATGTGTATACCTACATATCGATTGGTGAGTTTTGGGCATTTGTCATTGGATGGAACATACTGCTGGAGCATATGCTAGGTGCTGCCTCCGTGGCACGCGCTTGGAGCGGCTATGTGGACTCTATGCTGGGCGGCTGGATAGCCAACACTACGCTCGCGTTGATGGGCGACATACAGGAGCCTGGCCTTGCTCATTATCCGGATGTGCTGGCATTTTTGGTCTGCATCGTCTATGCAGCTGCATTGGGCAGCGGAGTCAAGGCTACGGCCGTATTTAACAGTATTCTTACCCTAGTTAACATTGGCGTCATGCTGGTGGTCATTAGCGTGGGCTTTTGGTATGCCGACATCAATAACTGGTCCGAAGCTCAAGGTGGATTTTTGCCATATGGCGTCGGCGGTGTCATTGCAGGCGCCGCCACTTGTTTCTACGCCTTTGTAGGCTTTGATTCTATTGCCACATCTGGCGAGGAAGCTAAGAATCCCTCCGTCTCCATACCCATTGCCACTGTGCTGTCCCTCTGCGTTGTCACCGTGGGTTATATACTAGTCAGCGCTGCCCTTACGCTTATGATTCCCATTAGCGAAATTAATCCCGCCGCCTCCTTGCCAGAGGCTTTTGGTCAGCTTCAGCTGCCGTGGGCCAAGTACATCATTTCCATAGGCGCTCTTTGTGGCATGACGACCACATTGCTGGGATCTCTGTACGCTCTGCCTCGTTGCATGTACGCCATGGCCTCAGACGGATTGCTCTTTAGCTGCTTTGGTCGCATCAATGCTAGCACTCAGGTGCCccttttaaatttgattgtcTCTGGACTGTTGAGCGCCATTCTGGCACTAGTCTTTGATTTGGCTAAACTGGTAGAGTTCATGTCTATTGGCACATTGCTGGCCTATACCATTGTGTCTGCTAGCGTTATTATACTGCGCTACCGCCCTTTGGCGCATGTCGGCACTCCCAATCCTGTTTATGCACCAGACACGCCAGACGATGAGCATGAAGAGGATCTCGATTCGCAGTCAAGCATTGACACAGCTTCGCCTACTAGCGATCTTATCGAGGGCGCTCTTGCCGGACGCCTCAAGCCTCAATTTCGTTGGCTAGAGCCACTGCTCGGACGCTTTGCGCCTGGCTCCGTAGTCTCGGTGGCAGTGCTAATTTTCGTAGTATTGAGCTTTGCCATCTGCTTGGAGCTTAAGGTTAGTTGGACGGAACTATATACTGGAACTTGGTGGGCCTTGCTAGTTTACGGTTTCATAATTTTTTCGGCTTGCACCTGTGTTGTCGTCATTGCTGTACACAATCAGAACACGCGCGGCTTGAACTTTAAGGTGCCGCTCGTGCCGTTTGTGCCCGCCTTGGGTATATTTTTCAACATCATGCTGATGGTACATCTGGATGCTGTGACCTGGGTGCGCTTTTTTGTATGGGTAACGATTGGCATGGTGGTGTACTTTCTATATGGAATTCGTCATAGCAAGGAGGGTGAGTTCTGTTCCTCCTACTCCATTCTGATGACCTCCTCCGAGGCGGGTAAATTAAATTGGGGCTCCTTCAAAGCATCTAGATCCACTGGCAAGCACACTGTGCTTGAGCGTTTCATGGGTCGCAGCAAGCGAGAAGATAAGAAGCCTATTGTTGAGGAGGAATACGATGATAATACTGAGAGCCATTGTGTCCATTAAACTCAATACATACCAAAACCAAGCCCATAATTATCTGTATTTAACAAAGCACAACGGTCTGTGAAGAAACATCCTTGATTTGATCAACTGTtatcacaaaaaaaatatattacatatattcaAACTGTCGGAGAAacacaaataatattatattatgtattTACAAGTATATGATTAGCCCATACATTGTCAATATCTACTTATTGTACACAAATATTAGTATGCTACAATGCGTATTtgttaagtgtgtgtgcgtttagtcaaattttacaatttctcAAACTAATATTCCTATtacaattgttaaaaatgtaCACTCCCCTACGAAAACAACTAAACGTTACACACACTACTATATTATTGCTAACATCAAACACtacataataattgtttatgttatcTGTGTATATCATAAAagatatgtatacaaaatatatatgttgtaaactgaaatatacaaattgttcaatgcatgcttataaataaatataaaatatatatgtatgtattcaAAAATGAATTAAGATTATTACTAGTTTTACtttgtttaatatgcaattatagcaaatagtcaaatgctataaaaaagcGCCACGGTGAAaagtgaaattcaaattgtgaAGAAGAAATTGTGCGACTGCGACAGTAGCACTTTACTTTGCAACCTACTGTCATCCAAGCACAGTGTCATCCACTTTGTAATCATCTTTCTATCGATAAATTTATTCACATCTATAGCTTGCACTGTCATTGTCAAGTAGGATTTATTTGtgagaatattttaaaaacaattaaaaatgtcttTGGAAACAGCTCGCGATGTGGCCCCAGCTGGCTTCAACTTTGACAATTGCCGGCGGTAAGTAATATAGTTAATCAAAGCAATGGTACTATGTACAATTTCCGCCTTTTAGCAATGCGTCTCTTTTGAAAGGCGGTTTTAAGCCACCgactacaacaaaaactggCACAACTATTGTGGGCATCATTTACAAGGATGGCGTCGTATTGGGGGCAGATACGCGTGCTACTGAGGGACCAATTGTCTCCGACAAGAACTGCGCCAAAATACATTATCTGGCCGACAACATTTAGTAAGTCTTCAGCACTGCGATCAAACGTGTAAAATTTGCATTGTAATGGTTGATTTCTTTCTTTTAGCTGCTGTGGTGCAGGTACTGCTGCTGATACCGAGATGACCACGGATTTGATATCGTCGCAACTGGAGCTGCATCGTCTCAGCACTGAGCGCCAGGTGCCTGTAGTGTGCGCCAACAACATATTGAAGCAAATGTTGTTCCGCTACCAGGGTCACATTAGTGCCGCCCTTGTGCTCGGTGGCGTTGACAAGTACGGACCACACATCTACTGCATACATCCTCATGGTAGTGCAGACAAATTGCCTTATGCTACAATGGGCTCTGGTAGCTTGGCTGCTATGGCCGTCTTTGAAAGTCGCTGGAAGCCTGATCTAACCGAAGAGGAGGCCAAATTGCTAGTGCGTGACGCTATTGCCTCTGGTGTATTCAACGATCTGGGCTCTGGCTCAAATGTGGACTTGTGTGTGATACGCAAGGATAGCACTGAATACTTGCGCAACTATGAGTTGGCCAACAAGAAGGGCGAACGCCAGCTGGACTATACTTTCAAGCGTGGATCTTCCGCCGTGTTGCACACAACCGTGAAAGATTTGGAAATCAGTGAGCGTGTAACGGCCGTGCCCATGGAGGTTGCTTAAGGCATACTGTTAGGTTTTATAAGATTAATATGTGGGTCGATAAATAAAGCATGGCTTAGCATTTccataaaaaagaaagcacTGGTGTACacagtaatttaataaaagttgtCGACTTCATGGAGTACGTATTTAGTTAAGACTAGCTTTAAACTTAGTGAAGACGCCGCTTTGGTAGTTCGTGTATTAACTTACTAGTACAATAATATCTAGCCTTTAACCaagtgtttaatattttttaactatactatactatacaattaatttagctaataTCACATTTTACAGAGAGACTTGCAACTCTGTATATTCGTTAAAGGCACGTCGCAGTTCTCGGCTGCGTGCTACTAAAACTTTTCAATATTTGGCACCAAGAATTCACTTGATATATAAAATCTTTACACTTAAAAATGAACTTTAAACTTAAAGTAGAGACAGCCCACAAGCAAGAAAACAGCAAATCCGGGAGCTATTGGCGCTGCTGCACTTAAACTGGGCTCCAGCATGTGCGAAACGGTGAGGCTAGAGAGCGCCAGGTTGCTGGTAATACGTGGAGATTGTGTGCTTATCAAGGTGGAAATCTTCTCAGCTTCCGCAGCGCATGCTTGCAGCTGAAGCTTGTTGACCTGTCCACGCGGCACTAAAGCTACAAAGATGCCTACTTCCATGCTGAGGAATCCAGTCAGCTGGCATTCGCTTAGTTGCACTAAAGTATCCAGCTGATGCAGCACACCTTGCAGTGTTAGCAATAAACTGTGCTGGCCACGCAGCGCATAATTCGCTCTATCCAGCTGCTTGCGGGAGTAGATGACTCGAAAGGCGCCACCACCGCAAATGGGACAACAAGCACCAGGCGGCACAATGTTTCTGCAATGCGGCGAAACTGGCTTCGGACAAgtgacgctgctgcagcgacgaCCCATATCGCTGACCAGCAAACCGACCTCACGACAGCGACCCACATAGTCTACGAGCACATAGTCGGCCCAAgcggcgccgctgctgcgatACGTAACGCCATTAATGCCACAAACTGGTGAAGTAAATTGCTCCGATCGACAAACGCCCCAATAGGCCAACTGAGCCTGGCGCTGTAGCAATTGGCAGGCATTGGGATGCGTAATGCCCTGCGTATCGCAAAGCGGTTCTGTATGCTGggaactgcagctgctggatgAGTTATTTACTGTAAATAAAACCAGAGTTTAATGGGATAAATGTGTAAATGGTACAGGCACCAAACTAACCGCATATATATTGCAGGCAAGGCTTCTGCATGGTGGACAGGCACACTTGACGTTTTTCCAGGCACTGCATGCCGGCTGGACAAGTGTGTGCACCCGCTTGGCAAGCATTGCGCGCATTGCAAGCTCCATACACATAACTCGACTCTTGTAGACCCATGCACTTGGCTAGGCATGCGGACGCATAAGTATTGCCATTAGTGCCACAGACGGGCACATAGTGTGCGGCACAGTTGCACGGCAGACTGGTATAGGCGCCATCAACGTAGCCTGGCAGACGGCATTGC
The DNA window shown above is from Drosophila busckii strain San Diego stock center, stock number 13000-0081.31 chromosome 3L, ASM1175060v1, whole genome shotgun sequence and carries:
- the LOC108600643 gene encoding proteasome subunit beta type-7; amino-acid sequence: MSLETARDVAPAGFNFDNCRRNASLLKGGFKPPTTTKTGTTIVGIIYKDGVVLGADTRATEGPIVSDKNCAKIHYLADNIYCCGAGTAADTEMTTDLISSQLELHRLSTERQVPVVCANNILKQMLFRYQGHISAALVLGGVDKYGPHIYCIHPHGSADKLPYATMGSGSLAAMAVFESRWKPDLTEEEAKLLVRDAIASGVFNDLGSGSNVDLCVIRKDSTEYLRNYELANKKGERQLDYTFKRGSSAVLHTTVKDLEISERVTAVPMEVA
- the LOC108598524 gene encoding cationic amino acid transporter 4 — its product is MPSSRRAILGHILSGLCTKMNRTKPVPADVMETPLKRCLNTFDIALLGIGHMVGAGIYVLTGTVAKEMAGPGIILSFVLAGFVSMLAALCYAEFGTRVPKAGSAYVYTYISIGEFWAFVIGWNILLEHMLGAASVARAWSGYVDSMLGGWIANTTLALMGDIQEPGLAHYPDVLAFLVCIVYAAALGSGVKATAVFNSILTLVNIGVMLVVISVGFWYADINNWSEAQGGFLPYGVGGVIAGAATCFYAFVGFDSIATSGEEAKNPSVSIPIATVLSLCVVTVGYILVSAALTLMIPISEINPAASLPEAFGQLQLPWAKYIISIGALCGMTTTLLGSLYALPRCMYAMASDGLLFSCFGRINASTQVPLLNLIVSGLLSAILALVFDLAKLVEFMSIGTLLAYTIVSASVIILRYRPLAHVGTPNPVYAPDTPDDEHEEDLDSQSSIDTASPTSDLIEGALAGRLKPQFRWLEPLLGRFAPGSVVSVAVLIFVVLSFAICLELKVSWTELYTGTWWALLVYGFIIFSACTCVVVIAVHNQNTRGLNFKVPLVPFVPALGIFFNIMLMVHLDAVTWVRFFVWVTIGMVVYFLYGIRHSKEGEFCSSYSILMTSSEAGKLNWGSFKASRSTGKHTVLERFMGRSKREDKKPIVEEEYDDNTESHCVH